The DNA region AAACGGTATTCCATCCTGAGGTTACTTCAGCGCCTGGGAGTGTATCACAGGTTCGTGAATGTACCTCTGAATTAATGAGAATTGGAAAGACAAATGGTATTGCCATTTTTATTGTTGGTCATGTAACGAAAGAAGGTTCTATTGCCGGACCAAGATTGCTTGAACATATGGTGGATACCGTGCTTTATTTTGAAGGGGAAAGACATCATACGTATCGAATTTTAAGAGCAGTGAAAAACCGCTTTGGATCAACGAATGAAATGGGAATTTTTGAAATGAAAGAGTTAGGTCTTGAAGAAGTGGCAAATCCGTCGGAAATTTTCCTTGAAGAGAGGTCACAAGGTGCGGCAGGCTCCACCGTTTGCGCCTCTATGGAGGGGACACGTCCTGTCCTAGTTGAAATTCAAGCGCTAATTTCACCAACGAGTTTTGGAAACCCAAGACGAATGGCAACAGGCATTGACCATAACCGAGTCCCCCTTATCATGGCGGTATTGGAAAAGCGGGTGGGGATGCTTTTGCAAAATCAGGATGCTTATTTAAAGGTGGCTGGCGGGGTAAAACTTGATGAGCCTGCCATTGACTTAGCTATTGCTGTGAGTATCGCCTCTAGCTTCCGTGATAAACCGACGAAAGCTACAGATTGCATTATTGGTGAAGTGGGCCTTACAGGTGAAGTAAGGCGTGTCTCAAGGATTGAACAACGTGTCCAAGAAGCAGCTAAGCTTGGCTTTGAGCGAGTCATCTTACCGGCTAATAATCTGGGTGGCTGGAAAAGTCCAAGAGGAATCGAGTTAATTGGCGTTTCAACCGTAAGTGAAGCCTTGAAGGCGGCGTTTGGAGGTTAACAAATGGAGAATAAAAAGCTTGGTGAACAATCCGTGAGAGAGGTATTGCAGTTTATTGCGCCAGGTACGCCAATACGCGAAGGTATTGATAATGTCCTGAGGGCAAATACGGGTGGGCTTATTGTTGTGGGTTATAATGACAAAATGAAAGATATTGTTGATGGAGGTTTCCAAATTAATTGCCCCTTTTCACCCAGCTACCTTTATGAACTGGCAAAAATGGATGGAGCGATTATCTTAAATGA from Neobacillus sp. FSL H8-0543 includes:
- the radA gene encoding DNA repair protein RadA; translation: MAKRKTKFMCQECGYESPKWLGKCPGCGEWNKMVEEVEITGGNRRGAFAHSQGGSAILSKPMPITAIETLSEPRILTEMNELNRVLGGGVVKGSLVLIGGDPGIGKSTLLLQVSSQLANKGNKVLYISGEESLHQTKLRASRLGISSENLLVYAETNLQEINQTIENTNPGFVIVDSIQTVFHPEVTSAPGSVSQVRECTSELMRIGKTNGIAIFIVGHVTKEGSIAGPRLLEHMVDTVLYFEGERHHTYRILRAVKNRFGSTNEMGIFEMKELGLEEVANPSEIFLEERSQGAAGSTVCASMEGTRPVLVEIQALISPTSFGNPRRMATGIDHNRVPLIMAVLEKRVGMLLQNQDAYLKVAGGVKLDEPAIDLAIAVSIASSFRDKPTKATDCIIGEVGLTGEVRRVSRIEQRVQEAAKLGFERVILPANNLGGWKSPRGIELIGVSTVSEALKAAFGG